The region AAGAACTCCTTGATTTTTCTGTGTCCGAATTATCATGGTCGTTACTAGAAATGAAGGATATTCGAGCTGGTTCTACAAACATGCACTATGCAGGTAACATGAAGGCATGGCTAAGTGCTGCCTTGAGTAATCAAGACACATGCCTAGAAGGATTTGAAGGCACGGACCGACATCTTGTGAGTTTTATCAAGGGAAGTTTAGCACAAGTCACACAACTTATAAGTAATGTTTTAGGTTTGTATGTTAAATTACAGAAAACACCTTTTAGACCAGCTAAAAATATTACATCATATAATGTTGACATGGATTTTCCGAAATGGATCACTGATGGTGACAAAGAACTTCTCCTTTCCGGCCAGAACGGAATGCATGTTGACTTTGTGGTAGCTGCAGATGGCACGGGGCATTACCGATCAATTTCACAAGCAATTTATGAAGCTCCGAGTTATAGTAAAAGGAGGTTTGTAATATACGTGAAGAAAGGAATTTATAAGGAGAACATTGACATGAAGAAGAAAAAGACCAATATTATGCTTGTTGGGGATGGGATAGGAGCTACTATTGTAACTGGCAATAGGAATTTCATGCAAGGCTGGACTACGTTTCGAACAGCTACCGTCGGTTGGTATCCGTTAACCAATTTTCTGTACATTTTTTGCATAATAGACATcctttttttaataattaattaatccaTGTTTGCCCtgtaataaataaaaatattaactaTTAAGCCTAATAGCTGTCACAAATTTGTGTGTTGTAGCTGTTTCTGGGAAAGGATTCATAGCAAGGGACATGACATTTAGAAACACAGCAGGTCCCCAAAATTTCCAAGCGGTGGCGCTACGTGTTGATTCTGATGAATCGGCATTCTATCGGTGTAGCATGGAAGGCTATCAAGACACACTTTACGCTCATTCTCTCCGCCAATTCTATCGGGAATGCAGCATTTATGGAACCATAGACTTCATATTTGGCAACGGTGCAGCGGTCCTTCAAAATTGTAAAATTTTCACTAGGGAACCATTACCCTTACAGAAGGTTACTATTACAGCCCAAGGCCGGAAAAGCCCAGACCAAAGCACAGGCTTCTCAATCCAAGATAGCTATGTTTATGCGACCAAGCCTACTTACTTGGGCCGACCATGGAAGCAATACTCGAGGACTGTTTATATGAATACTTTTATGACAGCACAGGTCCAGCCCAGAGGGTGGCTAGAATGGTATGGGGACTTTGCTTTAGGTACATTGTGGTATGGTGAATATAAAAACTATGGGCCTGGCGGATCACTGTCTGGACGGGTTACATGGCCTGGTTATCATAAGATTACTGATCCATCTACAGCTAACTTCTTTACTGTAGGCCATTTCATCGACGGGAGAGCATGGTTGCCGTCTACTGGCGTTAAATTTTCTGCTGGTTTAACAAATTGACAAAATCAACTACTGTGGCTGTGGTTTAAAATCAAGTCTCCAGTCTTACTTTGATCAACAAACGGAGTTTAGATATCTCATGCTTAAGtgttaaaattatatatataggCTAACTGATCAAGTTATTAGTTTGAGGTTAAGGGCACAAGTATATATAGTACTTAATAGAGAATTTAAGCCCTGTATCTCTATTCTCTTCCAATGGAATCATTTCATGTcttttttttttacttaaatttAAACTGCACGTGTTTCTATATCAATACATTCATTACTTGTTCAGTTAACTTGAATATATTTTTGTAGACAAGAATAATAAATTTGAGAACATAGCAagcaattttttttttaaatatttactaAAATTTAGGTAGAAACATATTTACGAAGCATgcttttaaatttaaatttttcgtTCATGTATAGTATATAGGTTTAAGTTGATTATATATACATTTGTAATTTTCATTTAAAAAAGAGCATACATTTATAAACTCCACCAATTTGTATTTCTTTTCTCGCGCAAGTGTGTtgcaattaattaattaatcacatctATTTGCAAAAATAATATTCACCTAATCAATTTATTGGTAATCAGTAGAACAAACTGAATGCGGGAAGGATTAAAGAAAACTGGGATTGGCCCGTCTTACTAAATCCTCTGCATATTACAAAGAACTAGTCATTTTACGTAATTGAAAAATGTTAGTGTAAGAAGTGTCATTCATGAATCACGAAAGTTTGTCCCAAAATATATGTAGCACGTCTACCCACTTACATAATTGAGAGAATTGTTTGACTTTAACATGTCATATAGTAATTCTTATGTTTGTTAACAAATTACCTATATATAGTAGAAATACTCGCAGCATACTTCTGACAGAGACAACACTCCTTTCAGAACCAAATTTTGTTTCTTAACCACCATGCCTACACTTCATTCACCTAATTTGTTCTTGTGTTTCCTTGTCATCATGCTTGTCTTCTTCTCTCCCACAACTTCTGCCGCATCAATAGATACCATTTGCGACGATACACCTTTTCCAATATTTTGTAAAACACTTCTGCCAAATAACAATGCCTCCATTAACGATCTAAGCCGATTTTCAGTTCAGCAATCCATATCAATGACACAAAATGTTCTTTCGTTATTGAGTAGTTATCTGGGCCAAAGATCTACCTTATCGAATAATGTGATTCAGGCTCTTGAAGACTGTCAAAATCTTTGCAACTTGAACATGGATTTCTTATCGGAAACCCTTCAAGCCATCAGTTCAACAGATACCATTGAAAAGTTTAAAGGCAAAGATTTGCTGACATTTCTTAGTGCGATAGTAACAGACATGCAAACTTGTCTAGGGGGACTTGAAGACATAACTTTACCTTCAAGTCTAGAGGGTGCTCTCGTACCTCCACTATCTAATGGCAGCATGATGTATAGTGTAGCACTTGCGATTTTCAAAAACGGATGGGTTGAAAATGTAGCTGAAGGTAGAATTCTAGCCGGAAGAAAGCCACCTCCGTCTACTGGCGGCTTAAAGCTTTATCCAGGTGGCAACAGTGTGAAGGTGAGTCAGACGGTTTCGGTAGACCCTAATGGAAGTGGAAATTTTACTACCATAAATGATGCTATCGCTGTGGCTCCGAACAATACTGATGGAACTAAAGGGTATTTTGTGATTCGCATAGCAGCCGGTGTTTACGAAGAATATATTAACATAACTAAAACGAAAAGATATTTGATGATGATCGGAGATGGAATCAACCAGACGGTAGTGACTGGCAACCGTAGCGTCACTGAAGGGTGGAGTACATTTAACACAGGAACAATGAGTAAGTTTCTCTTGTTTTGTCTATGCGTCTTCAATGAATAAACATTCAGCAATGTTCTTCAATGTGTTTGTTGCAGTTGTCGTAGGACAAGGATTTGTTGCTGTAAATATGACATTTCGGAACACAGCAGAAGCAATTAATCATCAAGCTGTGGCTGTTCGAAGTGGTGCGGATCTATCTACATTTTATCGATGCAGTTTTGAAGCTTATCAAGACACCTTATACACTCATTCGTTAAGGCAATTCTACAGAGAATGTGATATCTATGGCACAATAGATTTCATATTTGGTAACGCCGCAGTTGTTCTCCAAAACTGCAACATTTATCCAAGGTTACCAATGGAAGGCCAATTCAATGCCATAACTGCGCAAGGTAGAACAGATATCAACCAAAACACTGGGACCTCAATACAAAATTGTACTATTACACAAGCTGAGAACCTGGGCTCAACTAAAACGTATCTTGGACGGCCATGGAAATTGTATTCAAGAGCACTTTATATGCAATCATATATGGATAGCTTGATTGAGCCTGCTGGTTGGAGCATATGGTCCGGAGATTTTGCTTTGAATACGTCATATTATGCTGAATACAACAACAGAGGTCCGGGAACTGATACTAGCAACAGAGTTACATGGGAAGGGTTTCATTTGATTAATGCTACGGATGCTGTCAATTTTACGGTCACTAATTTTATATCCGGAGATAGTTGGTTGCCTGCTACGGGTGTCCCATATTATGGTGGCTTGTAGAACTCATTTTTAGCTGCATGTCACCACATTCATTAAAGATCGTATGCCTGGTTCTGGTTTTAATATTTTTGCATGTCAAAGTTTCCTCATCGTCATGTTTTTACTTCTGTTATTGCATTATACGCTCGTCTCCCGGCTAGAAATTTAAATACATGCATGTCCGTGGAAGATGCTCAAGACCACGTGTTGGGCAAGGAAAGAGGAAGGACTTAAAATAGGAAATTAGAATCTTAGAATAGGAAGTTTGTAATAAAAAACCCAAAAAGAGGCCCAATTGTAAAGGGAAAAACTCATTAAAGTTTCCTATAAATAGAGACTAATTGCCCTACTTAAAGAGAGAGGGAAAAATAAGTATCAAGAGTATTGTTCCTCATATAAACATGGCTCATATTTAGGGTCATCATCTAGCACTAAAAGGAGCTCTTAAATTTGATACTCCAACATGATTATTGAAGAAGAAAATCCAGAGAAATGTGGAAACACAGCTGAGATCCAAACCGTCCAAAAATCAGAGCATGTTAATCCAGCAGAAAAAGAGAAAGCACCATCGACCCTCAAGCCAAGACGGCTGTTTCCGATGGAGGATAGCCCCCCACCTGAAGGCTCCACCTGAAGGCTCTCAGGTGCAGAAACCACCTGTCAAACGTAAAAGGAGAGTCACTAAAGATACTCGTTCTCGTGTTCTAACGGAAAAAGGAAAGCAGGTGCTCTCCAGTGATGCTAGGTTGTATTTGCAGAAGTTGAAGCAGAAGAAACTTCTACGGGAGCAGGAGATAGAAGGTACGGAATGTTCAGATGAAGAACTTAAGATGTTAGAGGCTGAAACCAAAAGATTGGAAGGAAAACTAGAAAAAATAAGAGAAATTCAGCATTTGCAGCAGGAGTTAAAACATgcgtcgattaaggaaggtggTGATGAAGAGCTTGGATATGTGGAGCTGTCGGAGGATGATGAAGATTACTATTATATATTCCAGACCTTGACGCCCCAGGACAGTTTCTTCAGGGGGTACCCCGCAAGGGTCGATGTCAACAGACTCGATATCACAGGAGGAGTTCCTCAAAATGGAGGAAGATATGGCTCAGTTGTGTGACTTAGTTAAAACACAGTCGAGATTTGAAGCCCCGGTGGAAAGCCCCTATCTCGAAGCAATGAAAAAGCTAAGATAGACAGGACACTGAAAACTCCGGCGCTCAATCAATTTGATGGATCAACTGACCCATCGGGATTCCTTAACACCTTTGATGGTCGAAGGACATTCTACGGACACTCAGAAGTCGCCCGTTGCCAATTCTTCTCTACATGCTTACAGGGCACATCCCTACATTGGTATAACAATCTCCCATCTAGGTCAATCGACTGCTGGACTACATTGAAGACTAAATTTCAGACAAGATTTTCAAGCAACTACAAAGGGGGTAAGATCACAGCATCTTTGATTACGATGCGTCAAAGGCCTAGAGAATACTTGAGAAGCTATTTAGGTCGCTTTCGTCAGGCTATATCTGAAATAACAGACCTAGAAGAGCCTTTGACAGTAAACTATTTAGCAACAGGCATTGATGGAAGCCGACATGGCATTCTGCTAGAAGAGCTCATAGAAAAATATCCCCAACATCTTCATGCGGCTTTTCAGATTGTTGAACATCGAATGACACTCCAAGAAGCAGTGAGAAGCATAAGATCTCCCCGACGCTCTAACTACAAGTATGACATGACAAGAACTCATAGCCCCCGGACCCCGAGATCTCGGAGATATGACTCCAAATCCCCTCGACGTTCATCGCCGAGAAGGGATGTTGGAAAGGAGGAGTTTCGGAGCCCGAGAGGTCAAGAATATCAATGAcggtccatctcagatagaaaATGGAAGCACCATGACAGAAAAGACAAAGAGTTTACCAAACTCACAGTCGACAAAGCAACAATCTTGGCAATTTTAGAGACAGAACCTGACTTTTGACCCCCGAAGCCGATGAAGCCAAGACGTCCTCCGAGCTCTCGATACTGTGACTATCACGAAGATATGTGACACACTATAGAACAATGCTACCAATTAAGAAATCTCATTGAATCCAAAATCAGAAAAGGCCATTTCATACATTACATCGAAGGACAGGGCCAGACTAAGCAAAGACAAGATGACAGAATAGTCGATATAATCTTCAAGGGTTACGTCACCGGAGGCATGTCAAACAACTCTCGTAAGTCGTACGCCGAGAGATGTGTAATGTTAATCCTCCATGTCCTAAGAAATACAAACCATCTCTATCTCTTGTCATATCcttctcagatgaagattatgcTCCAAATATCATAAGAGGACATCAAGATGCGCTGGTTATCACTGCCAAA is a window of Apium graveolens cultivar Ventura chromosome 11, ASM990537v1, whole genome shotgun sequence DNA encoding:
- the LOC141696629 gene encoding putative pectinesterase/pectinesterase inhibitor 22, encoding MYMNIFQYLSPKSGTTSSHFQYIQEMTLMTWRFQFLLLLLILPSHYHKVTSHVPILDHKRENPAMQAMIDQACMKIKNHTSCLSSVRSKIPHLKHQNRNSILKAALETTLDQTRLAIETVTKFHTFSVSSREQIAIEDCKELLDFSVSELSWSLLEMKDIRAGSTNMHYAGNMKAWLSAALSNQDTCLEGFEGTDRHLVSFIKGSLAQVTQLISNVLGLYVKLQKTPFRPAKNITSYNVDMDFPKWITDGDKELLLSGQNGMHVDFVVAADGTGHYRSISQAIYEAPSYSKRRFVIYVKKGIYKENIDMKKKKTNIMLVGDGIGATIVTGNRNFMQGWTTFRTATVAVSGKGFIARDMTFRNTAGPQNFQAVALRVDSDESAFYRCSMEGYQDTLYAHSLRQFYRECSIYGTIDFIFGNGAAVLQNCKIFTREPLPLQKVTITAQGRKSPDQSTGFSIQDSYVYATKPTYLGRPWKQYSRTVYMNTFMTAQVQPRGWLEWYGDFALGTLWYGEYKNYGPGGSLSGRVTWPGYHKITDPSTANFFTVGHFIDGRAWLPSTGVKFSAGLTN
- the LOC141698301 gene encoding pectinesterase-like, with the protein product MPTLHSPNLFLCFLVIMLVFFSPTTSAASIDTICDDTPFPIFCKTLLPNNNASINDLSRFSVQQSISMTQNVLSLLSSYLGQRSTLSNNVIQALEDCQNLCNLNMDFLSETLQAISSTDTIEKFKGKDLLTFLSAIVTDMQTCLGGLEDITLPSSLEGALVPPLSNGSMMYSVALAIFKNGWVENVAEGRILAGRKPPPSTGGLKLYPGGNSVKVSQTVSVDPNGSGNFTTINDAIAVAPNNTDGTKGYFVIRIAAGVYEEYINITKTKRYLMMIGDGINQTVVTGNRSVTEGWSTFNTGTMIVVGQGFVAVNMTFRNTAEAINHQAVAVRSGADLSTFYRCSFEAYQDTLYTHSLRQFYRECDIYGTIDFIFGNAAVVLQNCNIYPRLPMEGQFNAITAQGRTDINQNTGTSIQNCTITQAENLGSTKTYLGRPWKLYSRALYMQSYMDSLIEPAGWSIWSGDFALNTSYYAEYNNRGPGTDTSNRVTWEGFHLINATDAVNFTVTNFISGDSWLPATGVPYYGGL